A window of the Diabrotica undecimpunctata isolate CICGRU chromosome 1, icDiaUnde3, whole genome shotgun sequence genome harbors these coding sequences:
- the LOC140431352 gene encoding uncharacterized protein, giving the protein MKFFIVVFCFCILKCIANKYSDDLPESFDWRDEGAVLGTPTVPGIFCAKSDWAYAIANAVETQLFLANGTLESFSPQYILDCCSFSDGCNNGPSIETAYACLERNGGVNSQYSYFDGMQRPCFGGANLPIQFEIWNKISEEELKRLLVTRGILNVMINGANLRSYTGGIWLSDDCNKSNPDPWTVNLIGYGRENDTDYWILKNWVDSSWGEGGFFRLIRNQNACGITDKVLVPMVVV; this is encoded by the exons acGATTTGCCTGAATCGTTCGATTGGAGAGATGAAGGAGCTGTATTAGGTACTCCAACAGTGCCAGGAATATTTTGTGCTAAATCTGATTGGGCATATGCAATT GCAAACGCAGTAGAAACTCAACTTTTTTTAGCAAATGGAACTTTAGAATCTTTCAGTCCTCAATATATATTAGATTGCTGTTCATTCTCTGATGGTTGCAACAACGGTCCATCTATAGAAACAGCATACGCATGTTTGGAACGAAATGGAGGGGTTAATTCGCAATACTCATATTTCGATGGAATGCAAAGACCTTGTTTCGGAGGGGCGAATTTACCAATACAGTTCgaaatatggaataaaattaGCGAAGAAGAACTTAAAAGGCTTTTAG TCACAAGAGGTATTCTCAATGTAATGATAAACGGTGCAAATCTTCGTAGTTACACAGGAGGAATATGGTTGTCTGACGATTGTAATAAAAGTAATCCCGACCCTTGGACCGTAAACTTAATAGGATATGGCAGAGAAAATGATACCGACTATTGGATTCTTAAAAACTGGGTTGACAGTTCATGGGGAGAGGGCGGATTTTTTAGATTAATTAGAAATCAAAATGCTTGTGGTATTACTGATAAAGTTTTAGTACCAATGGTTGTAGTATAg
- the TfIIEalpha gene encoding general transcription factor IIE subunit 1 — translation MTEEKLVTEVPSSLKQLARLVVRGFYSIEDALIIDMLVRNPCMKEDDICELLKFERKMLRARIATLKNDKFIQVRLRMETGSDGKAQKVNYYFINYKTFVNVIKYKLDLMRKRLETEERDATSRASFKCPGCLKTFTDLEADQLFDFTTGEFHCTYCREVVEEDSSALPKKDSRLLLAKFNEQLDPLYILLREVEGIKLAPEVLEPEPVDISTIRGLDKKTNAPPTGQEWSGEATRRGGFAVEETRVDITIGEESNATANRKEQPIWMTESTVITNMDSQESNKVSDSLGDITEATAGGTNAKNDDIMSVLLAHEKRPTNTTVNAVKGLNNESESSSDEMNDVHDEMQDVETMDSDDEDNDDVPTVTVGNKTYPITEINDTIIAEMSQSEKEIYVQVFQDYYSHMNI, via the exons ATGACTGAAGAAAAATTAGTCACAGAAGTCCCGAGTAGTCTAAAACAACTGGCTAGACTTGTTGTAAGAGGTTTTTATTCAATTGAAGATGCATTAATTATAGATATGTTAGTTAGAAATCCCTGTATGAAAGAGGATGATATTTGTGAACTTCtcaaatttgaaagaaaaatgttAAGAGCTAGAATAGCTACcctaaaaaatgataaatttattCAAGTTAGGTTGAGAATGGAAACTGGTTCTGATGGTAAAGCACAAAAAGTGAACTACTACTTTATTAACTATAAGACCTTtgtaaatgtaataaaatataagttaGATTTAATGAGAAAACGACTGGAAACTGAAGAACGAGATGCAACAAGTAGAGCTAGTTTTAAATGCCCAGGTTGCTTAAAAACTTTTACAG atttggAGGCTGATCAACTCTTTGATTTCACAACTGGCGAATTCCATTGTACATATTGTAGAGAAGTTGTTGAAGAAGATTCCTCAGCTTTGCCCAAAAAAGACTCTAGGTTATTATTAGCAAAATTCAATGAACAATTAGATCCTCTGTATATTCTATTGCGTGAAGTAGAAGGTATTAAATTAGCACCTGAAGTACTAGAACCTGAACCAGTTGATATTAGTACAATCAGAGGTTTGGATAAAAAAACCAATGCACCTCCAACTGGACAGGAATGGTCCGGAGAGGCGACTAGGAGAGGAGGATTTGCAGTGGAAGAAACTAGAGTTGATATCACTATTGGAGAAGAAAGTAATGCTACTGCTAACCGGAAGGAACAACCAATATGGATGACTGAATCTACTGTTATAACAAATATGGACTCACAAGAGTCTAATAAAGTTAGTGATAGTTTAGGTGATATTACAGAGGCTACAG ctGGTGGTACAAATGCCAAGAATGATGATATTATGTCAGTCCTACTTGCTCACGAAAAGAGACCAACGAACACAACAGTTAATGCTGTTAAGGGTTTGAACAATGAATCGGAATCCAGTTCAGATGAAATGAATGATGTTCATGACGAAATGCAAGATGTAGAAACAATGGATTCAGACGATGAAGACAATGATGATGTTCCAACTGTTACAGTAGGCAATAAGACATATCCTATAACTGAAATTAACGATACTATAATTGCAGAAATGAGTCAGTCTGAAAAAGAGATTTATGTACAGGTTTTTCAGGATTACTACTCTCATATGAATATTTag